The following are encoded in a window of Leptospira selangorensis genomic DNA:
- a CDS encoding SpvB/TcaC N-terminal domain-containing protein gives MKYWKRMAVYSAALPLFLISCSHGGNPLERLFRVAGVLPSGTSFLSPGSAPAPEGSDLFSISTNYSEAVDDPETKADALAGAAFIAPPEPNNFGAVSLNYPIQIPAGRAGVQPSLALSYSSTGGDGWTGIGWSIGLGAITRTPEYGALFYDSRDTFTWNGKRLIKVSGSASNENGVYRPEITEEDFALLKLTNIENGGTWEVLDSGGTKTIYGDSSSNRIYNPNQISRTYSWYLSKTEDRNGNYMQVTYDTSNYSEKRNLYIQEIKYTGNSRSGFPAKQYVKFITKSRGDSYVSMAPGFTMVMDKLLDKIEVGWTGGKLWTYNLVYDTSFDSGRPILKTVDSDRHTTKPEFKYSTAAKTLVWQNVANQGSNEPELLPASTQYFEGDFNGDAISDIVYFNPQTGNWRAAEGRKEGGYNFKTYGNRYKNYDGPSKIQFFKGNVSGDFNGDGRSDIAFYLPETKDFIVAEHDGQVFQFRNYGRLMSGIPDIFRMEWFPGDYDGNGLSDSLLFDEPTGLWTLMMNKGGSFEFLKIGKKFQNVFRGDYSPNANLDSVNTNDTSIDGKDRAKVKFLSGDYNADGLTDISLYDQRTGKWFVGENLRNPDKADPIYFKTNWVLYKVFTAPEQTLFSNDQFSGDFNGDGTSDFLLFDRSSGEWTLGATINQTINFQTWSKTPQFKTITRWLQGDFNGDGATDIGFFSETDGKFWIGEATSNGFRYRIYSDMSYGPNQERVMKTPLPLDEVKPIKGFGVFSTSSDTKTVLLDYQYDGNSNPGKGEIAYPGCFTANDCSASPELLLFDRRTGVFDFKKGSTFTEAVLTGFNPETGGIVTVNNGRADRYTVNTRDEVLFFGDFGTTSKFFVVTQDTGVAFKRTDFASISDSQVVSFDINSSAYTIDYFNSTSSKSALVLNDQTTNSAQRFLLTGPSGTKYLTVTGDVLDSYLQNLFQVGSETNRNRRTSFSIFSGDFTGVGKAQVLLVDRTGTTHKWYLGTIGSTAINFKLLTGSINIPVSTTVYDKTSQAGIQYALYPEVTGNSIVYEDPTDTSSIVFSKIRITTTTVARTAYNPGLVGFSNQYDHRGNPIIVSDGENKIYDLSQSKIISATSPVFALSMDRPDLMTKVYPFQWIQGDYNGDGLTDIGIIHLKEPTWYFAMSTGAVPDVIKEIKNGIGGVYTLEYDNSTKFDNNGGDNIPDLSINYRVCIQITLDDGLGNTILKNYSYKNGASFSAFINGKKETDAFGFTEFTMTDATGSRTVHSYFSQPYSNFMHNRALAGAEKEMHILGSDNNDYGSSKKTYEIQQIETVTGKISYLARLSKTQNFINGTATTTSEGSVVFNGYNLTKKTDISTDHYADSAHPSQSFTTVTDFETDSTSNQTRPKKTVSLSGSSHEATNNLTYDSQGNLTRNAVTYTGSGLPSVSTNITEYEYDAYGNKVVEKNVSASPNRGTSYVYDDQLHQFVKEQTSFGGSFQLKTRYTTNYGKAFGSPEDSTDPNGNKTYFVYDDFGRLVESSADTDSGTKVLAVYEYGSSFPFSAKTTFPTGGADPSFALRSYKDGMGRVVHTVKTGSNGQYIRSGKITYNGNGQVIRSGQPDWADAGEIDTFVLHTQERNPSYIDYDAIGRAKKTILPVASGETEATTLTVTYNDPFETVETHSGGTSKRTVKDGRGQVLYIEDFGSDGTQAKIGFCFDIAGKMIKKSDLNDGGALSCDTSGITAKDISGKNQAFWLYDAFGRLKKNSDPDFGVSTASYNAFGDTTQSIDARGITTNFTYDSLGRMLTKNTPEGTVFFDYDSGSENALGKLVRVEDSVQIKTFSYDKLGRTKKETREIKNLTIELANGPYITEYKYDLLGRVTSIDYPEHPVTHTRMKACYNYGTAGYITGISVQVNTNGIIPGFCSKTIVENITYNEFGQTAGFGLGNGVQTNYTYDVKQRLIRINSVGDVDGTTKTLQDAVYAFNSRNNITGITNTSSEYTTAYNYSYDGLNRLIAADGQYQESADNYTKTFRQSFAYAKNGNLTAKRNHNFNDNTLIDEWNYQYSNHQVTQIDSTQSGNNRLVMNYDSSGNMTYQRDNFKDLTKTITIDSQNRITQVQDALNTTIGNYSYDEGGFRVRKRALVPSGASFKNQEILYPSKFYGLEYSEETNVLSSINNVYLNGVRIAALNEDGVTAYFLTDQVDSVAHVLDEGAHTLSRMQYEPYGETLVQRGTLDFAPKYNSQELDRETNFYFYNARYYDPQIARFTSADSVIDGSDDTQGWNKYTYTKNNPIRYKDPTGHWVDHAVAAGLGAAAGIGARYAADKLTDNQSTFGDYVVAGIAGAAQGETFYLTGGNAIAAGAAGGFVGSILSEGKNYYNDPKSKSWGERAGQVAFDTALGGALGIIPTPGIQGLTKGSGSFKQVTNQMLTKYKNETVNFFNTKIKTFGKMLAYNLFRDVPTSTIQGAMSTELDRSFKDGGKPKIILPPLKSKGLTSPNLKTGNRPKVEILPMYNVSPIPTTVPRL, from the coding sequence ATGAAATATTGGAAAAGAATGGCCGTTTATTCGGCCGCTCTTCCCCTCTTTCTTATTTCCTGCTCTCATGGAGGAAACCCTTTAGAAAGATTGTTTAGGGTAGCAGGAGTGCTCCCTTCAGGAACTTCCTTTTTATCACCAGGTTCAGCACCTGCACCGGAAGGAAGTGATCTATTTTCTATCTCCACAAACTATAGCGAAGCAGTCGACGATCCGGAAACAAAAGCGGATGCTTTAGCCGGAGCAGCGTTCATCGCACCACCTGAACCGAATAATTTCGGAGCAGTTTCCTTAAACTACCCGATCCAAATTCCCGCAGGAAGAGCCGGGGTTCAGCCGAGCCTTGCGTTATCCTACTCTTCTACTGGAGGAGATGGATGGACAGGAATTGGTTGGAGTATAGGCCTTGGGGCAATTACAAGAACTCCTGAATATGGAGCTTTATTCTATGATTCCAGAGATACATTTACTTGGAACGGAAAAAGACTTATCAAGGTTTCCGGTTCCGCTTCCAATGAGAACGGGGTATATAGACCCGAGATCACAGAAGAAGATTTTGCATTATTAAAATTAACGAATATAGAGAACGGAGGAACCTGGGAGGTTTTAGATTCCGGTGGAACGAAAACGATTTATGGAGATTCTTCCTCTAATCGGATCTATAATCCAAACCAGATTTCTAGAACATATAGTTGGTATCTTTCCAAAACGGAAGATCGGAACGGAAACTATATGCAGGTTACTTACGACACTTCTAACTATTCCGAAAAACGAAATTTATACATTCAGGAAATTAAATACACTGGAAATAGCAGAAGTGGATTTCCCGCAAAACAATATGTTAAGTTTATCACGAAATCCAGAGGAGACTCGTATGTGAGTATGGCTCCCGGTTTCACTATGGTCATGGATAAACTTCTAGATAAGATAGAGGTTGGTTGGACTGGCGGGAAACTTTGGACTTATAATCTTGTATATGATACTTCTTTCGATTCGGGAAGACCCATCCTTAAAACCGTTGATTCTGATCGCCATACTACTAAGCCTGAATTTAAATATAGCACTGCTGCGAAAACCTTGGTTTGGCAAAATGTTGCGAATCAAGGTTCAAACGAGCCTGAACTACTTCCGGCATCCACTCAATATTTCGAAGGAGACTTCAATGGGGATGCGATTTCGGATATCGTATATTTCAATCCTCAAACCGGAAACTGGAGAGCTGCGGAAGGAAGAAAAGAAGGCGGATACAATTTCAAAACGTATGGGAATCGTTATAAAAATTATGATGGTCCTTCTAAAATTCAATTCTTCAAGGGAAATGTAAGTGGGGATTTTAATGGGGATGGAAGATCCGATATCGCATTCTATCTACCGGAAACCAAGGATTTTATAGTAGCAGAACACGACGGACAAGTATTCCAATTTCGTAATTATGGAAGGTTAATGAGTGGGATCCCGGATATTTTCAGAATGGAATGGTTCCCTGGTGATTATGACGGGAACGGTCTTTCTGATTCTCTACTTTTCGATGAACCTACCGGTCTTTGGACCTTGATGATGAACAAGGGTGGTAGTTTCGAATTTTTGAAAATAGGAAAAAAATTCCAAAACGTATTTAGAGGAGATTATTCTCCGAATGCGAATTTGGATAGTGTTAATACAAATGATACTAGTATCGATGGAAAGGATAGAGCTAAGGTTAAGTTTTTAAGCGGAGATTATAACGCGGATGGACTAACTGACATTTCTCTCTACGACCAACGTACTGGAAAATGGTTTGTGGGAGAAAATCTTAGAAATCCTGATAAAGCGGACCCAATCTATTTTAAGACTAACTGGGTATTATACAAAGTATTTACAGCACCGGAGCAGACTTTATTCTCCAATGATCAATTCTCCGGAGATTTTAATGGAGATGGGACTTCCGACTTTTTATTATTCGATCGTTCTTCCGGAGAATGGACATTAGGAGCAACGATCAACCAAACAATCAATTTTCAAACCTGGTCTAAGACTCCTCAATTCAAAACAATCACTCGTTGGTTACAAGGTGACTTCAATGGAGATGGAGCTACCGATATCGGATTTTTCTCGGAAACTGACGGAAAGTTTTGGATAGGGGAAGCAACGTCTAACGGTTTCCGTTATAGGATCTATAGCGATATGAGCTACGGTCCAAACCAAGAGAGAGTGATGAAAACTCCTTTGCCCTTGGACGAAGTTAAACCGATTAAAGGATTTGGAGTATTTTCCACTTCTTCAGACACCAAAACTGTTCTTTTAGATTACCAATATGATGGGAACTCCAACCCAGGAAAAGGAGAGATCGCATATCCTGGATGTTTTACTGCAAACGATTGTAGTGCTTCTCCCGAATTACTTTTATTTGATAGAAGAACAGGGGTTTTTGATTTTAAGAAGGGTTCTACATTCACTGAAGCTGTTCTTACAGGCTTTAATCCGGAAACTGGTGGAATAGTAACCGTAAACAATGGAAGAGCAGATCGTTATACTGTAAACACTCGTGATGAAGTTCTATTCTTCGGAGATTTTGGTACCACAAGTAAATTTTTTGTAGTGACCCAAGACACCGGCGTTGCTTTCAAAAGAACTGATTTTGCAAGTATTTCTGATTCCCAGGTTGTATCTTTCGATATTAATTCGAGTGCATATACAATTGATTATTTCAATTCTACTAGTTCTAAATCCGCATTGGTTTTAAACGACCAAACAACTAATAGTGCTCAAAGATTTTTACTCACAGGACCAAGTGGAACGAAATATTTAACAGTTACTGGAGATGTATTAGATTCTTATCTGCAGAATTTATTCCAAGTGGGAAGTGAGACCAACAGAAACAGAAGAACTAGTTTCAGTATTTTTTCAGGGGATTTTACAGGAGTTGGAAAGGCTCAAGTTTTACTCGTAGATAGAACTGGAACAACTCATAAATGGTATTTGGGAACTATAGGTTCCACAGCTATCAACTTCAAACTTCTTACGGGTTCCATAAACATTCCAGTTTCCACAACTGTTTATGATAAAACAAGCCAAGCAGGGATACAGTACGCGCTGTATCCGGAAGTAACAGGAAATTCTATCGTTTACGAAGATCCAACGGATACTTCTTCTATCGTATTTTCTAAAATTAGAATTACTACAACTACTGTAGCGAGGACTGCGTATAACCCAGGTCTTGTAGGTTTTTCTAATCAGTATGATCACAGAGGAAATCCGATCATTGTCTCCGACGGCGAGAATAAGATCTATGATCTTTCTCAAAGTAAGATCATATCCGCTACTTCTCCTGTATTTGCGTTATCCATGGATCGTCCAGATCTTATGACAAAAGTTTATCCATTCCAATGGATCCAAGGAGATTATAACGGAGACGGACTTACTGATATAGGTATCATCCATCTAAAAGAACCAACTTGGTATTTTGCAATGTCTACTGGAGCCGTTCCGGATGTGATAAAAGAGATCAAGAACGGGATAGGAGGAGTTTATACTTTAGAATATGATAATTCTACCAAGTTTGATAATAACGGTGGAGACAATATCCCGGATCTTTCTATTAATTATAGAGTTTGTATTCAGATCACGTTAGACGACGGACTTGGGAATACGATCCTCAAGAATTACAGTTATAAGAACGGAGCTTCTTTCTCTGCATTCATCAATGGCAAAAAGGAAACAGACGCATTCGGTTTTACAGAATTCACTATGACCGATGCAACCGGTTCTCGTACTGTTCACTCTTATTTCAGCCAACCTTATTCTAACTTTATGCATAACCGTGCACTTGCAGGTGCAGAAAAAGAAATGCATATTCTTGGTTCTGATAATAATGATTACGGTTCTTCTAAGAAAACATACGAAATCCAACAGATAGAAACTGTTACAGGAAAGATCAGCTATTTAGCTCGGTTAAGCAAAACCCAGAATTTTATTAATGGAACTGCTACAACTACTTCCGAAGGTTCCGTCGTTTTTAATGGGTATAATCTAACTAAGAAGACGGATATAAGCACGGATCATTATGCAGATTCTGCTCATCCTTCTCAAAGTTTCACAACGGTTACTGATTTCGAAACGGATTCTACAAGTAACCAAACGAGACCTAAAAAAACTGTTTCTTTATCCGGATCTTCTCATGAAGCCACAAATAATCTCACCTATGATTCTCAAGGAAATCTAACTAGGAATGCGGTGACTTATACAGGAAGTGGACTTCCTTCTGTTTCTACAAATATTACGGAATATGAATACGATGCTTATGGAAACAAGGTTGTAGAGAAGAATGTAAGTGCAAGTCCGAACCGTGGGACTTCCTACGTTTATGACGACCAACTTCATCAGTTTGTAAAAGAACAAACAAGTTTTGGTGGGTCCTTCCAACTTAAAACGAGATACACCACAAATTATGGAAAAGCTTTCGGTTCTCCGGAAGATTCCACAGATCCGAATGGGAACAAAACTTATTTTGTATATGATGATTTTGGAAGACTCGTCGAATCCAGTGCAGACACAGACTCCGGTACCAAGGTTCTTGCTGTTTACGAATATGGTTCCAGCTTTCCATTCAGTGCAAAAACCACATTCCCGACTGGTGGAGCAGATCCTAGCTTTGCACTTCGCTCTTATAAAGACGGAATGGGAAGAGTGGTCCATACTGTTAAAACAGGATCTAATGGACAATATATAAGATCCGGAAAGATCACATATAACGGGAATGGTCAGGTCATTCGTTCTGGACAACCGGACTGGGCAGATGCAGGTGAGATAGACACCTTTGTTCTACATACCCAAGAAAGAAACCCAAGCTATATTGATTATGATGCAATTGGCAGAGCCAAAAAAACAATCCTACCAGTTGCTTCTGGGGAAACGGAAGCAACTACGTTAACCGTTACCTATAACGATCCTTTTGAAACGGTAGAAACTCATAGCGGTGGAACAAGCAAACGAACCGTAAAAGACGGAAGAGGCCAAGTCCTTTATATAGAAGACTTCGGCTCGGATGGAACCCAGGCAAAGATAGGATTCTGTTTTGATATCGCTGGTAAGATGATCAAAAAATCTGATCTGAACGATGGTGGTGCTTTATCCTGTGATACAAGCGGGATAACTGCAAAAGACATTTCCGGAAAAAACCAGGCCTTTTGGTTGTATGATGCATTCGGAAGACTCAAGAAAAATAGTGATCCGGATTTTGGAGTAAGCACCGCTTCTTATAATGCATTTGGAGATACTACTCAAAGTATAGATGCTCGCGGCATTACCACTAACTTCACTTATGATTCTCTCGGAAGAATGCTCACCAAGAATACTCCGGAAGGAACCGTCTTTTTCGATTATGATAGCGGATCCGAGAATGCTCTCGGAAAATTGGTAAGAGTAGAAGATTCCGTTCAGATCAAAACATTCAGCTATGATAAATTAGGTCGCACTAAAAAAGAAACTAGAGAGATCAAGAACCTAACTATAGAACTTGCAAACGGACCTTATATTACAGAATACAAATATGACTTACTAGGTCGTGTAACTTCCATAGATTACCCGGAACATCCAGTAACCCATACTCGGATGAAGGCATGTTATAACTATGGAACTGCAGGTTATATCACTGGAATTTCAGTCCAAGTCAATACAAACGGTATCATTCCAGGATTCTGCAGTAAAACAATCGTAGAAAATATTACATATAACGAATTCGGACAAACTGCAGGATTTGGGCTGGGTAACGGTGTCCAAACCAATTATACTTACGACGTAAAACAAAGGCTCATTCGAATTAACTCAGTCGGAGATGTGGATGGAACTACTAAAACTCTCCAAGATGCAGTCTATGCTTTCAATAGCAGAAACAATATCACTGGAATCACAAACACTTCTTCTGAATATACAACTGCATATAATTACAGCTATGATGGCTTAAACCGACTTATTGCAGCAGACGGGCAATACCAAGAATCAGCTGATAATTATACCAAAACTTTCCGACAAAGTTTTGCATACGCGAAGAACGGTAACTTAACTGCAAAACGAAATCATAACTTTAACGATAATACTCTCATTGATGAATGGAATTATCAATATTCTAATCACCAAGTAACACAAATAGATTCCACACAAAGTGGAAACAATCGTCTGGTCATGAATTACGATTCCTCCGGCAACATGACTTATCAGAGAGATAATTTCAAAGATCTGACCAAGACGATCACAATAGATTCTCAAAATAGGATCACTCAGGTCCAAGATGCCCTAAATACAACTATTGGTAATTATTCATATGATGAAGGTGGATTTAGAGTTCGCAAGAGAGCTTTAGTTCCGAGTGGGGCCTCTTTCAAAAACCAAGAGATATTATATCCAAGCAAATTCTACGGATTGGAATACTCGGAAGAAACAAATGTCTTAAGCTCCATCAACAATGTTTATTTAAACGGGGTCCGAATTGCAGCTCTCAATGAAGATGGAGTCACTGCCTATTTCTTAACCGACCAAGTAGACTCTGTTGCTCATGTTCTAGATGAAGGAGCTCATACTCTCAGTAGAATGCAGTATGAGCCTTATGGAGAGACTCTTGTACAAAGAGGAACTCTGGATTTTGCTCCTAAGTATAACTCTCAGGAATTGGATAGAGAGACTAATTTCTATTTTTATAATGCTAGATATTATGATCCGCAGATCGCGAGGTTTACGAGTGCGGATAGTGTGATTGATGGCTCCGATGATACGCAAGGTTGGAATAAATATACATACACAAAGAACAATCCAATTCGATATAAAGATCCTACAGGTCATTGGGTCGACCATGCAGTAGCGGCGGGATTGGGAGCGGCTGCCGGAATAGGAGCTAGATATGCAGCAGACAAACTTACAGACAATCAAAGTACATTTGGGGACTATGTCGTTGCAGGAATAGCCGGAGCAGCCCAAGGAGAGACATTTTACCTAACTGGTGGAAATGCTATCGCGGCTGGGGCAGCTGGTGGTTTTGTTGGAAGCATCCTTAGTGAAGGCAAAAATTACTATAATGATCCAAAATCGAAAAGCTGGGGGGAAAGGGCCGGCCAAGTTGCATTTGATACGGCATTAGGTGGTGCGTTAGGCATTATACCTACTCCAGGTATTCAAGGACTAACGAAAGGAAGTGGAAGTTTCAAACAAGTCACAAACCAAATGTTAACGAAATACAAAAATGAAACGGTAAATTTCTTTAACACTAAGATAAAAACATTTGGAAAAATGCTTGCATACAACTTATTTCGCGATGTGCCTACCTCAACCATTCAAGGAGCCATGTCGACAGAATTGGATAGATCATTTAAAGACGGAGGGAAACCAAAAATAATCCTTCCCCCTTTAAAATCGAAAGGTTTAACTAGTCCAAATTTGAAAACTGGGAATCGTCCAAAAGTAGAAATCCTGCCTATGTATAATGTTTCTCCTATTCCCACGACCGTTCCTAGGTTATAA
- a CDS encoding ExbD/TolR family protein, whose amino-acid sequence MALKKKKAPPSIPVSSMADIAFLLLVFFMVTSVLDTDPDLPIALPDVPGGEQLNKKIANLYLSADNEKSIYFNQVKMPLNEAINNVRAKLATTPDLKVLIHADKDLSYADLDNVFELLKEAGALKVSLVTKTTQGGGLK is encoded by the coding sequence ATGGCACTTAAAAAGAAAAAAGCTCCACCTTCTATTCCGGTCAGCTCTATGGCCGATATCGCCTTTCTTCTTTTGGTATTCTTTATGGTGACTTCGGTCCTTGATACGGATCCGGATCTTCCAATCGCTCTTCCGGATGTCCCTGGAGGAGAGCAGCTTAATAAAAAAATCGCGAATTTATATTTAAGCGCTGATAACGAGAAGTCCATTTACTTTAACCAAGTAAAGATGCCTTTGAACGAAGCGATCAATAATGTTCGTGCCAAACTTGCAACCACTCCTGACTTAAAGGTCCTTATTCATGCGGATAAAGATCTAAGTTATGCTGACCTGGACAATGTGTTCGAACTTTTGAAAGAAGCCGGTGCATTAAAAGTCTCCCTGGTTACTAAAACTACGCAAGGAGGAGGACTGAAATGA
- a CDS encoding MotA/TolQ/ExbB proton channel family protein, with protein MHNRYTNLSLRQWIAIALVGGFVLTATLPTFSQDAAPTDANKTEQTTAPAEQPAPAPAEKSGTWGFVDLFNKGGWTMYPLALSSIIALAIIFERIYFLTTSKLLPKGFNIDLGEKVDEKGFDGAKEFIDANPSYKISDILKNGIDVSAGNAEIFAKGIEREAAEVIVVLERGLVILAAVSTIAPLIGFLGTVSGMINAFDAIANADQVNAKVVAGGIKEALITTAAGLIIAIPAMTFHQYLTSRIDGFTSEVEEAANRIYKEFLKRNARA; from the coding sequence ATGCATAATCGATATACTAATCTCTCCCTACGCCAATGGATTGCCATTGCACTTGTTGGAGGATTTGTTCTAACTGCAACTTTACCTACTTTTTCCCAAGATGCTGCGCCTACCGACGCAAATAAAACCGAACAAACAACTGCACCTGCAGAACAACCTGCGCCGGCTCCTGCTGAAAAAAGCGGAACCTGGGGATTTGTAGACCTGTTCAATAAGGGTGGATGGACAATGTATCCGTTAGCTCTTTCTTCTATCATCGCTCTTGCGATTATTTTCGAAAGGATCTATTTCCTTACTACTTCCAAACTTCTTCCTAAAGGTTTTAATATCGATTTAGGGGAGAAGGTTGATGAAAAAGGTTTTGATGGAGCAAAAGAATTCATCGATGCAAACCCTTCTTATAAAATTTCCGATATTTTGAAAAACGGTATCGATGTTTCCGCTGGTAACGCTGAAATTTTCGCAAAAGGTATCGAGAGAGAAGCTGCCGAGGTGATCGTAGTTCTTGAAAGAGGACTCGTGATCTTAGCTGCAGTTTCGACTATCGCTCCTTTGATCGGGTTCTTAGGAACAGTTTCCGGTATGATCAATGCTTTTGATGCGATCGCAAACGCCGACCAAGTAAACGCGAAAGTGGTTGCGGGCGGTATTAAAGAAGCTCTTATCACAACTGCAGCCGGTTTGATCATCGCAATTCCCGCTATGACTTTCCACCAATACCTGACTTCCAGAATCGACGGATTCACTTCCGAAGTAGAAGAAGCTGCAAACAGAATTTACAAAGAATTCCTGAAACGTAACGCAAGAGCTTAA
- a CDS encoding ExbD/TolR family protein, whose translation MIQLKKKRGLEEISASSMSDIAFLLLVFFMVTAVFFVKEGLNIQLPRKNSNPTLVLRENIYEILVAGETIKMRNKVLGTRDYKDLAEFRKDLNDIEIPNLDEKVALIKTTGETKYGNMLDALSAVQLRGFKQVSVKRLK comes from the coding sequence ATGATTCAGCTTAAGAAAAAAAGGGGTTTGGAAGAAATTTCGGCCTCTTCTATGTCGGATATCGCGTTTCTTCTTCTCGTATTTTTTATGGTGACCGCGGTGTTTTTCGTGAAAGAGGGTTTAAATATCCAACTTCCCCGCAAAAACTCCAACCCCACCCTAGTTTTAAGAGAGAATATCTACGAGATATTGGTGGCTGGCGAAACGATCAAGATGAGGAACAAAGTCCTCGGAACTCGTGATTACAAGGATCTTGCAGAATTCAGAAAAGATCTGAACGATATTGAAATCCCGAATCTCGATGAAAAAGTCGCTCTGATCAAAACGACCGGTGAAACAAAATACGGAAATATGTTAGATGCTCTTTCTGCTGTGCAGTTAAGAGGTTTTAAACAAGTCTCCGTAAAAAGATTAAAATAA